In one window of Anthonomus grandis grandis chromosome 11, icAntGran1.3, whole genome shotgun sequence DNA:
- the LOC126741931 gene encoding helix-loop-helix protein lin-22-like translates to MKSELKKPVSETRKIRKPLMEKKRRARINDSLEVLKRILLESKSSLKDGGKNGQRTAKLEKADILEMTVQYLQSLHCKLNELQEVASGTKKEANNICASENNIRVALYPSRIPQGDYIVFLPTESKKDSIDSMNVWRPW, encoded by the coding sequence atgaaatccGAATTGAAAAAACCAGTTTCGGAAACGAGAAAGATCCGCAAGCCGTTGATGGAGAAGAAACGTCGTGCCCGGATCAACGATAGTCTGGAGGTCCTGAAACGGATCCTGCTCGAGTCCAAATCGTCCCTAAAAGATGGAGGCAAAAATGGACAAAGAACTGCCAAACTGGAAAAGGCTGACATCCTGGAGATGACCGTGCAGTACCTGCAAAGTTTGCATTGTAAACTAAACGAGCTACAAGAAGTTGCTTCAGGAACAAAAAAGGAGGCGAATAATATATGTGctagtgaaaataatattagGGTGGCCCTGTATCCTTCCAGGATCCCCCAGGGGGATTATATTGTGTTCCTGCCTACTGAGTCCAAGAAGGATTCTATTGATAGCATGAACGTTTGGAGGCCCTGGTAG